One region of Salvelinus namaycush isolate Seneca chromosome 3, SaNama_1.0, whole genome shotgun sequence genomic DNA includes:
- the LOC120044822 gene encoding melanopsin-B-like: MDNMDRGFFRKVDVPDQAHYIVACFVVVIGAVGVGGNALVMYAFFSNKKLRTPPNYFIMNLAVSDFLMAITQSPIFFVNCLYKEWVFGETGCKMYAFCGALFGITSMINLLAISIDRYIVITKPLQALHWTSKRRTSVVIVIVWLYSLSWSLAPLFGWSSYIPEGLMTSCTWDYVTSTPANRSYTLMLCIFVFFIPLGIISYCYLCMFLAIRTASRDMEKLGSQVRKSTLIQQQSIKTEWKLAKIAFVVIIVYVMSWSPYACVTLIAWAGYGRALSPYSKAVPAVIAKASAIYNPFIYAIIHSKYRDTLAEKVPCLHFLAQPHRNGCISMSNSESSFRDPMLSRQSSTSKTKFHKVSSMSTRDTVWSDVELDPFDQQNQTLRISHSSGALRVKECRQSAQQQAEKGCRPREGLTEQLSPSTLNNNKHRDSAVPHIISPSSETTGHYKGEEHGAQTREENMLLGLQSLNCSNELLELVEKFLS; the protein is encoded by the exons ATGGACAACATGGACCGAGGTTTCTTCCGGAAGGTAGACGTGCCAGACCAAGCTCATTACATCGTGGCCTGCTTCGTTGTGGTGATCGGAGCAGTGGGGGTCGGTGGGAATGCCCTGGTGATGTACGCCTTCTTCAG TAACAAGAAGCTCCGGACTCCTCCCAACTATTTCATCATGAATCTGGCAGTGAGTGACTTCCTCATGGCCATCACACAGTCCCCTATCTTCTTTGTCAACTGTCTCTACAAGGAGTGGGTTTTTGGAGAAACAG GGTGTAAGATGTACGCCTTCTGTGGGGCCTTATTTGGGATCACCTCCATGATCAACCTGCTGGCTATCTCCATTGACCGCTACATCGTCATCACCAAGCCCCTACAGGCCCTCCACTGGACCTCTAAACGCCGCACTTCCGTTGTCATCGTCATTGTCTGGCTCTACTCGCTGTCCTGGAGCCTGGCGCCTCTCTTTGGCTGGA GTTCTTATATCCCTGAGGGCCTGATGACCTCCTGTACGTGGGATTATGTGACCTCCACACCAGCCAATAGGAGTTACACTCTGATGCTATGCATCTTTGTGTTCTTCATCCCACTGGGCATCATCTCCTACTGCTACCTCTGCATGTTCCTGGCCATACGCACTGCCAGTAG aGACATGGAGAAACTGGGCAGTCAGGTGAGGAAGTCCACCCTCATCCAGCAGCAGTCCATCAAGACAGAGTGGAAGCTGGCCAAGATCGCCTTTGTGGTCATCATCGTCTATGTGATGTCCTGGTCTCCCTACGCCTGCGTCACCCTCATCGCCTGGGCTGG CTATGGACGTGCCCTCAGCCCCTACTCCAAGGCCGTCCCTGCTGTCATTGCCAAAGCCTCAGCCATCTATAACCCTTTCATCTATGCCATCATCCACTCTAAGTACAG AGACACTCTGGCAGAGAAGGTTCCCTGTCTGCACTTCCTGGCCCAACCCCACAGGAATGGCTGTATCTCTATGTCCAACAGCGAGTCCTCCTTCAGGGACCCTATGCTCAGCAGACAGTCCTCCACCTCCAAGACCAAGTTCCATAAAGTGTCCTCCATGTCCACCAGAGACACA GTGTGGAGTGACGTGGAGCTGGACCCCTTCGACCAGCAGAACCAGACTCTGAGAATCAGCCACTCCTCTGGAGCTCTGAGAGTGAAGGAGTGCAGACAGTCAGCCCAGCAGCAGGCAGAAAAAG GCTGCCGTCCCCGAGAGGGGCTCACTGAGCAGCT GTCCCCCAGCACCCTGaacaacaacaaacacagagACTCTGCAGTTCCACACATCATCAGCCCCTCGTCAGAGACGACAGGGCACTATAAGGGGGAGGAGCATGGAGCACAGACCCGTGAGGAGAACATGCTACTGGGCCTGCAGAGCTTAAACTGCTCCAATGAACTGCTGGAGTTGGTTGAAAAGTTCCTCTCCTGA